From a single Arachis hypogaea cultivar Tifrunner chromosome 3, arahy.Tifrunner.gnm2.J5K5, whole genome shotgun sequence genomic region:
- the LOC112789458 gene encoding autophagy-related protein 3 — MVLSQKIHEAFKGTVERITSARTVSAFKEKGVLSVSEFVTAGDNLVAKCPTWSWESGEPSKRKPYLPADKQFLITRNVPCLRRAASVEEEYEAAGGEVLLDDEENDGWLATHGKPKETKSDEEEDLPSMESLEISKKGPIKQISSYMRGDEEDDIPDMAEFEETDNIVTDPSTYLVAHEPDDDNILRTRTYDVSITYDKYYQTPRVWLTGYDESRMLLQQELVLEDVSQDHARKTVTIEDHPHLPGKHASIHPCRHGAVMKKIIDVLMSRGVEPEVDKYLFLFLKFMASVIPTIEYDYTMDFDLGSSNNN; from the exons ATGGTTCTGTCTCAGAAGATTCACGAAGCTTTCAAGGGCACAGTAGAGAGGATCACGAGCGCTCGAACCGTCTCAGCCTTCAAAGAGAAAGGAGTTCTCAGTGTCTCCGAGTTCGTCACCGCCGGCGACAATCTCGTTGCCAAATGCCCCACTTGGTCCTG GGAATCTGGTGAGCCAAGCAAAAGGAAGCCATATTTGCCAGCGGATAAACAATTCTTAATTACTAGGAATG TGCCTTGTTTGCGGAGAGCTGCATCTGTTGAAGAAGAATACGAAGCGGCTGGAGGAGAAGTTCTACttgatgatgaagaaaatgatggcTGGCTAGCAACTCATGGAAAACCTAAAG aAACCAAATCCGACGAGGAAGAGGATTTACCTTCCATGGAAAGCCTAGAAATCAGCAAAAAGGGACCTATTAAGCAAATTTCATCCTACATGAGAGGTGATGAGGAAGATGATATTCCGGATATGGCTGAGTTTGAAGAAACTGATAACATTGTTACAGATCCT TCTACATATCTAGTGGCTCATGAACCTGATGATGATAATATTCTACGAACCCGAACTTACGACGTTAGTATCAC GTATGATAAATATTATCAAACACCTCGAGTATGGCTTACCGGGTATGATGAG TCAAGGATGCTTTTGCAACAAGAACTTGTCCTTGAAGATGTTAGTCAGGACCATGCTCGCAAAACG GTAACAATTGAGGACCACCCTCACTTGCCTGGTAAGCATGCATCTATTCATCCATGTCGACATGGAGCAGTGATGAAGAAAATCATTGATGTGTTGATGTCACGTGGGGTTGAGCCAGAAGTTGACAA GTACCTGTTCTTATTCTTAAAGTTTATGGCCTCTGTAATTCCAACTATTGAGTATGATTACACAATGGACTTTGATCTTGGTAGCTCCAACAACAACTGA
- the LOC140183062 gene encoding wall-associated receptor kinase-like 20, with protein sequence MTLLHDAFHSICSLFIHRATMEATPTNLVLFLLPSILFISRSPHVTPATPCPPCGNTTVPFPLSTTPTCGDPAYKIRCTTNTLVFDTLNNSYPIESINPKSQRLVIRPAPLVPNTCITTDKIHQGIQLNNTLPFNITSSNTIVYLNCTQALLLSPLNCSSSSLCHTYINATASASVCNNGLLCCTFRTGGSSNSYQIRVRDVGCSAYSSFVNLNPDLPVNRWPQPGLEIQWLLPRETVCASPQDCDSATSACGLDPSSGSGIKRCFCINDLVWDPIDGVCTKKATSHDLNGSGRNRITVAADIV encoded by the exons ATGACGTTACTGCATgatgcattccattcaatttgtTCTCTCTTCATTCACCGCGCAACAATGGAGGCCACCCCAACAAACCTCGTCCTCTTCCTTCTACCATCCATTCTTTTCATCTCGCGTTCTCCTCACGTGACACCAGCCACCCCATGCCCCCCTTGCGGCAACACCACTGTCCCATTCCCGCTAAGCACCACCCCAACCTGTGGCGACCCCGCCTACAAAATCCGTTGCACCACCAACACCCTCGTTTTCGACACGCTCAACAACTCCTACCCGATCGAGTCCATAAACCCTAAGTCCCAGCGTCTCGTGATTCGTCCGGCACCGCTCGTGCCGAACACGTGCATCACCACCGACAAGATTCACCAAGGGATCCAACTCAACAACACTCTCCCTTTCAACATCACAAGCTCCAACACCATTGTTTACCTCAATTGCACCCAGGCGCTTCTTTTGTCGCCGCTTAACTGCTCCTCCTCCAGCCTCTGCCATACCTACATCAACGCCACCGCCTCCGCCTCCGTTTGTAATAACGGACTGCTTTGTTGCACGTTCCGTACCGGCGGGTCCAGTAACTCCTACCAGATTCGGGTTAGGGATGTTGGTTGCAGTGCCTATTCGAGTTTTGTGAACTTAAACCCGGATCTTCCGGTGAACCGGTGGCCTCAACCCGGTTTGGAGATCCAGTGGTTGTTACCCAGGGAAACGGTTTGCGCATCGCCGCAGGATTGTGATTCTGCCACGTCGGCGTGTGGACTAGATCCTAGCTCTGGGAGTGGGATCAAGAGGTGCTTTTGCATCAATGATCTTGTGTGGGATCCCATTGATGGGGTCTGCACGAAAA AGGCTACTTCTCACGATCTCAATGGCAGTGGCAGAAATAGAATAACAGTAGCAGCAGATATTGTATAA
- the LOC112769526 gene encoding PLAT domain-containing protein 3 — translation MRKQYLSFLLLSLFLSADARGDSNECVYTMYVKTGSIIKGGTDANITVTLSDAKAREVRVPNLRAWGIMGQGYDYLERGNLDAFTGRGPCIDTPVCRLNLTSDGSGSHHGWYCDYVEVTTTGPHKSCSQTFFYVDQWLADDVSPYNLTAVLDGCHRAQYARRGSRFSVGNNAKLSSA, via the exons ATGAGGAAACAatacctctcttttcttcttctatctctCTTCCTTTCTGCAGATGCCCGTGGCGATTCCAAT GAGTGTGTGTACACGATGTACGTGAAAACCGGATCCATCATAAAGGGAGGAACAGACGCAAACATAACTGTCACTCTCAGTGACGCAAAGGCCCGCGAGGTTCGAGTCCCGAACCTCCGGGCCTGGGGGATCATGGGCCAAGGCTATGACTACCTGGAGCGCGGCAATCTTGACGCCTTCACCGGCCGAGGCCCATGCATAGACACCCCGGTCTGCCGCCTCAACCTCACCTCTGACGGCTCTGGCTCCCACCATGGTTGGTATTGCGACTATGTTGAGGTAACTACCACTGGCCCCCATAAATCATGCTCCCAGACCTTCTTCTACGTTGACCAGTGGCTCGCTGATGATGTCAGCCCCTACAATCTCACCGCCGTCCTCGACGGATGCCACCGTGCACAATACGCCCGTCGTGGCAGCAGGTTCAGTGTCGGGAATAATGCCAAGTTATCGTCGGCTTGA